In a genomic window of Lagopus muta isolate bLagMut1 chromosome 2, bLagMut1 primary, whole genome shotgun sequence:
- the MRPS5 gene encoding 28S ribosomal protein S5, mitochondrial: protein MAAAVVAAAGRACAYGVVRAAWRGFASVPVKGNCCSYSSLAWAFQVRCSISVPQNVTVQQCRQSSFFNTSTAEELWKGALAETGVGVKKGRGKRRKKKLKKNLNRGQEIGEGRSGFLWPGLNAPLIQGGRVQALSQRKKEERDRIQSEIIQQRDTWEKKRKIKMKREGGWSGKCWGGVLLDPPDPGPNGETYEDFETRVIEVKNVFCMKAKEGRKKSIRALVAVGNGKGAAGFALGKAGDRMNALRKAKNKAIRSLHFIETYQNHTIYHDITVKFKRTNIRMKKQNKGYGLRCHRAIITICKLIGIKDMYAKVTGSKNLINITRALFKGLTEQETHQQLANQKNLYVVEFREEQGPLPIVVALPEGTIREDPEPEDEVPDTKLEWCEVKEAQGMKKSPWANVRRTVW, encoded by the exons GGTTTGCTTCTGTACCAGTGAAAGGGAATTGCTGTTCCTATTCTAGCTTGGCATGGGCTTTCCAGGTGCGGTGTTCCATCTCTGTCCCCCAGAATGTGACAGTACAGCAATGCAGGCAAAGCAGTTTCTTCAATACGT CGACAGCTGAGGAGCTATGGAAAGGAGCTTTGGCAGAAACTGGTGTGGGagtaaagaaaggaagaggaaagagaaggaagaaaaagctgaaaaagaatcTCAACAGAGGCCAGGAGATTGGGGAAG GACGTTCCGGTTTCCTCTGGCCAGGTCTTAATGCTCCTCTGATACAAGGTGGGAGAGTACAGGCACTTAGTCAACGGAAAAAAGAAGAACGAGACAGAATTCAGTCTGAGATTATTCAGCAGAGAGATACatgggagaagaagagaaagataaaaatgaagagagaggGAGGATGGAGTGGAAAGTGCTGGGGAGGTGTTCTTCTGGATCCTCCTGATCCAGGTCCTAACGGAG AAACTTACGAAGATTTTGAAACAAGAGTCATTGAG gtgaaaaatgtgttttgtatgAAGGCgaaggaaggcagaaaaaaatcaatacgTGCTTTAGTGGCTGTTGGAAATGGGAAAGGGGCTGCAG gTTTTGCACTGGGGAAAGCAGGCGACAGGATGAATGCTTTACGGAAA gcaaaGAACAAAGCCATACGCAGCTTACATTTCATAGAGACATATCAGAACCATACAA tttatCATGACATTACTGTGAAATTTAAACGCACAAACATCCGcatgaagaagcaaaacaaag GGTATGGTCTTCGTTGCCACCGAGCTATTATTACCATCTGCAAACTAATTGGCATTAAAGACATGTATGCCAAGGTTACTGGATCTAAAAACTTGATTAATATTACTAGAGCTCTCTTTAAAGGATTGACAGAACAG GAGACTCACCAGCAGTTAGCAAACCAGAAAAACCTCTACGTGGTGGAGTTCCGGGAGGAGCAAGGCCCACTGCCCATCGTCGTGGCACTGCCCGAGGGCACCATCCGTGAGGATCCTGAGCCTGAGGATGAGGTTCCAGACACTAAACTGGAGTGGTGTGAGGTTAAAGAAGCTCAGGGAATGAAGAAATCGCCCTGGGCAAATGTTAGGCGGACAGtatggtaa